In Paenibacillus durus, the DNA window ACCGTTTCCAGCACCGGGTTTTCGTCATATTCGAAGTGGTTCTGCTTCAATATGGCCATGCGCTCGCCGGGCGTGATATGAACTTCGCCGGAATTGGCTTCAATTTCGCCGGACAGAATTTTCAGAAACGTCGATTTGCCGGCGCCGTTGGCCCCGATCAGGCCGTAGCAATTGCCGGGAGTGAACTTTATATTTACATCTTCAAAAAGTGCGCGCTTTCCGTAACGGAGTGTCACGCCGCTTGTACTGATCATTTTTGCATACCATCCTTTACACATAGGTTTCCGGCATATTATAGCACAAAAATGGACCGAAAAGCCCGTAAACTCCTTGATTTGCCGCGAAAAGGGCAAAAATGGGCAGACAGCGGCAATGAGATTCCGGGCTTGACGCCGCAGGCGGGCCGGAACGTGCCGGGCTGTTTTGTATTTTCAATCAAATTTGATGTAAAATTGCGAGTAAACACCCCTTGCAGGCTATATGAGTAAATGCGGCGGCTGCCGTCCTAAGGAGGTTTACCCGAATGAAGATTACATTTATTGAACCGACACCGAGTCCACATACGATGAAGCTTCATCTGGATGAAAGTCTGGAGCCGGGAATACGCCGAACCTATACCCAGGAAAGTCATCACGCCGCGCCAGCCTGGGCGCGTGAGATGCTGACCATTCCGGGAGTGGAAAGCGTCTTTCATACCGCCGACTTCGCGGCACTGGAGCGGAGGCCCTCCGCAGACTGGGCGGAGATATTCCGGGAGCTGCAGGCCCGCTTCGGCGGGGAAGCGGCCGGAGCGCAGGACTGGGCGCTAACAGGTGAGAACGACGGAGCGCATTTCGGCGAGGCGCAGGTGTTCGTCCAAATGTTCCGCGCTATTCCGATGCAGATCCGGGTAAAAAGCGGAGCGCGCGAGGAACGCATCGCGCTGTCGCCTCGATTCACCGAGGCGGTGACGAATGTGGCGAGCGCGGTCCTGATCAAAGAGCGCAAGCTGACGGATTACGGCGTCCGCTACGGCGAGCTGCCCGAGATCGCGCGCGAAGTCGAGCAGGAACTGGAGGCCGCGTATCCGCAGGAGCGCCTTGATTCGCTGGTGCAGCAGGCTATTGCGCATGGGGTAACCAGCAGCGAATTCATTGAGCAGCGCAGCAAGCGCGGTCAGGATGAGCTGCTGCGCGACCTGACGAGCGAAAACTGGCGGGTACGCTACG includes these proteins:
- a CDS encoding virulence factor produces the protein MKITFIEPTPSPHTMKLHLDESLEPGIRRTYTQESHHAAPAWAREMLTIPGVESVFHTADFAALERRPSADWAEIFRELQARFGGEAAGAQDWALTGENDGAHFGEAQVFVQMFRAIPMQIRVKSGAREERIALSPRFTEAVTNVASAVLIKERKLTDYGVRYGELPEIAREVEQELEAAYPQERLDSLVQQAIAHGVTSSEFIEQRSKRGQDELLRDLTSENWRVRYAALEDLTPTPELIQQISAALRDPKLLIRRLAVVYLGDLRTPEAQELLYEAMRDKAPAVRRTAGDTLSDIGNPAATPVMTRALKDSSKIVRWRAARFLYEVGTAEARGALEAAVNDPEFEVGLQARMALERIESGEEAAGTVWQQMAGRGRS